The following proteins are co-located in the bacterium genome:
- a CDS encoding peptide chain release factor-like protein, translating to MSLFGVSPEKEKILIAKMEKLGIREKDLIEKFIRSGGKGGQNVNKTATCVYLEHVPTGISVKMQEERSQNLNRFLARRLLFEKIENYYFKEKSELRKRIEKIKRQKRKRSKRAKEKILRDKKLHSAKKEARKQVLFEI from the coding sequence ATGTCTCTCTTCGGCGTAAGCCCTGAAAAAGAAAAAATATTAATCGCAAAGATGGAAAAACTTGGGATCAGAGAAAAAGATCTTATCGAAAAATTTATCCGCTCAGGCGGCAAGGGCGGCCAGAATGTAAACAAAACCGCTACCTGCGTTTATCTTGAACATGTCCCGACAGGCATCAGTGTAAAAATGCAGGAGGAACGGTCGCAAAACCTGAACCGGTTTTTAGCAAGGCGGCTTCTTTTTGAAAAAATTGAAAATTACTATTTCAAAGAAAAAAGCGAACTGCGGAAAAGAATTGAAAAAATCAAAAGGCAGAAAAGAAAAAGGTCAAAACGGGCCAAAGAAAAAATACTGCGGGATAAAAAACTGCATTCAGCAAAAAAAGAGGCGCGGAAACAGGTTTTATTTGAGATTTAA